The genomic segment GGCTTGGCCGTTGTAAACCGAAAGGCAGGTCTCCGAAATCATGACGGTGTTGCTCGCACCGTCCTTGATATCGCGCATGTTGGAATTCGAACTCCATCCGAACAAGGCGCGCGTTGCAATTCCTTCCGTTGACCACAGCGACTGCGTAAACGGTGCCGAATAGTTGTTCCAAGGACTGGTCACGCTAAAGCCGTAGGATGTCAGATATGTCGACGATCCTGGTGTTGCCGAACATCCGTAGTACCCGTCTCCCGCATCCGTAATCGATTGAGGTCCGTTGTCGGACGGACACAGCAGCGCGGCCAGTTTTGTGGCGGCGGCTTTCGCGTTTGCGGGGTCAACTCCCTGTGGAGGTGAGCCAAATACTCCCATCGCGCTATTGTGATTGATGGTGTTGTACAAGTTCCCTTGATCGAAATTGGGCAGTAACAACACCAGCCCAGATTGGTTCTTTACGGCAGCTGACGATGCCGCGTAAGGGAAGGTGCTGAACGTGTCATGGTAATTGTGGATTGCAAGGCCGAGTTGTTTGAGGTTGTTTTTGCACTGCGTGCGCCGTGCGGCCTCTCGTGCCTGTTGCACTGCTGGAAGCAGCAATGCGATCAGAACTGCGATGATCGCGATGACCACCAGCAATTCAATCAATGTAAACGCGCGACGGTTTCTGACAATCATGCCAAATCCTTACAGATGAGCTGAAAAAAACACTGAAACCACAACGGACAAAATCAAGACATCTCTCACGCCACCACGGTCTACGAGCGCTTCGCCAGCTGTTGATAACAGGCGGCAGGAACCCCGGCTTTCAAGACGTCATGGCGTTTTCGAATGGGGACGGTGACCGTCCCGTCATTTCAACGGGCGGTGAGTCGGGATGTGGCGCAATGGCTTCGGAGTCTTCGGCGAAGTACCGTCTTCTCGGCTGTTGCCGCCCTCTGCCGCGTCGAGTCGTCAACGGCGGCCGTTCAGATCACATCCCACATCGTCTCGAAACGCGCTAACGCATGAACTTGGCGTGCGGAGTCTTTCCAGCGGGGCCGGCCCCGACTTTCGGCACTTTGAACTCAAGATTCGTCGCTCCCTCGTTCCCGATGGTGATCTTGTTATAAGTTCCGGCTTTTGCCACATCTTTCCAACTGGCCGGAATCGCCTGAACGGCGCGACTATTCGCCGGCGGTTGATCGCTTGGTGGAACCTCGCCCGTTGGCGTCAACCACAGCGAAAACACCACGATATATGATCCCGCAGGTAACCCCTTCTTGTTCTGATAGTTCTTGATCTCGAAGGCACCTTCGGAATTTGTCAGGCCCGAGCCCTGATGCGCCGAATTACCTTCGCCCGTCGGCATGAAGGTCACCATCATTCTTTCATAGGGCTTTCCGTCGAACGTCGCGCGGCCTGATACAGGTACGAGCGTTTCCGCCGGTCCTGATGCAGACGCGACACACCCCGCGACACTCAATAAAACAAGGCCTAATCCGGCCCAAGACGCGTTAATCTGTGACATGAGCGCCATACCCATTCTGAACAGTGTTCAAAGGACGATGACGACGTCTGTCATCGTTAAACAATCGTTTCGTGCATCGAAGTTCCGGTAATTACTAATGAAACTGGAACTCACTAATGAAACACGGATCAGCAGGTTTCGTGCCGAGTCCATTCGTTGTCGACTTGGTTGCGATGAAGTCCAAGCGGCGTCGTGGCGCGCGCGGGCGTCCTGTTAATACCATTGGGATGATTCGTCGGATTGGTCTGTGCGACGACAAATCGAATCGCGGCACGCTTCGGAAACTGCTTCAGGCTTCAGCATTTCTCGTGACGCGTCAAACCTGAATTATCACATCGATAAACCTGCCGCGAGCGGGCCAATGAGCCTGCGGGCGATACTCGGAAACCAGTGGGGACCGAGTCGTGTGCCACTACAGTGGCGGGTGGCTCTCCATTTAAGTGACTGGCCGATTGAGCGAGTCACGTTCGTCAAAAATCACCGGAATCTCTTCGCCGATTCTGTTCGTTAACGCGATCAAATCGTGGCACAGAAGGATGCGATCAATTTCCTGAATCCGAAGTTTCACGTGAGCTTTGAATGTTCTTCATAATCCTTGAAAATAGGGCATTCGATGTGCGCGAATGATAAGTTGATGGGCATGCGTGCTGGCATACAGCGCACTCGATCGGACGATGTCCTCGGTGACATGGTCGACGCTGCTTCGGATGCCTGAAAGAAGTAAATGGGCATTGATGACGGAGCTGTTCTTCGATCGTCAGCGGGAGTGTGATACATGGACGATCGTGCACTGTCGCCTCGCCGCCAGTTGAAATAGGGGGCTCTGGCCCGATTCAAACGTGCCATGACATCGTTAAGACCAAGGCGCCTGCCCCTCTTATTTCAGCAGGTTGTTAGCCGGAAGTCATGTTGTCTTTCTTGGCGGGCGGGCCGAATTCGGCGGAGATGCTTCGTGCGCACAGTACCGCGGATTCAATAAGTGCAGACTGATCCAGTCGCTCATCCCGGCGGCAGAGGTGCGAAACGCAAAGGACTCCAAGCAGGCTCGAGTCACTTCCCAGCACTGCCGTCGCACAATCCCTGACACCCACGACAATGGGGCTGTCTTCGTTGGAGTATCCGCGTTTGCGAATCTCAGACAGTTGTGATTCAAGCGATTTGATCCGACTTGCCGACTCGCCTGACTGCTGCCAGTAGTCTTGACGTCGATGTTCTGGAAGCATCGACATCCCGACGAGTCCACTGACACGCCGATGCAGTTCAAACGTCGCTCCGATTCGAACGGTCAGCATCACATCTGCATCGCCCTCGGCACGAGCCACAACTAGCATCCGGTTTTGCACGACAATGTTCAGATGGCAAGATTCTCGTAGTTGTCGAGCCAATTGTTCCATATGTGGCATCGCGCGCGCGACCAGCATTTGAGTCGAACAATGCTGCGAGCCGAGTTCGAACATCTTTGTGGACAATCGATAAATCTGCCCGCTATCCCGGACCAGATATCCACGTTCTTGAAGGCAGACCAGCACTCGATACAGCTCTTGCTTACTGCGTCCCAGCGCTTCGGCAATGCCGGTCATGCTCATACCGCGCCGCGCATCACCCAGAAGTTCTAAAACGTCGAGGGCCTTGTCGACGGCCGGCGCGTTGTAGACGGTGGCCTCATCACCGGTAGTGACCGATCGCTTGGGGGGCGCATCTTTCTTAGGGCCGATTTTCATAAAACTCAATTTTGAAATGAGACTTTGACTGTCGATCCCGTGACCCCACGAATGTGGTTTTCGAACCGTCGAGAATATCGAGAGTCGCTGACCCTCGCCAGCAATCGCAACGTGCGCAAGACCGAAGCTCAACAGACTGCCTGTGGTGAAGACCAGGCGCCAAAGTGTTCAGCGACAAGTCCGTACAAGGCCACATGCGCATTTCGCATCACGCAAGTTAAGATGTCTGTCTTGCTGGCTGGTCCGTTCGGATGCCCGTAACGCGTAACGGTTCACAAGTCGGGGGCTGGCTTATTTTCTCGCGGCAAACGAAAGGATTGCTCTGGGCGATGCACTGCGGATTTCAATGAACCGGGAAATTGTATTTGTTTCCCTCTCTTCGGGCTGTGCAGGGTTACACCTAACGCGCGAAATGCGCTTTCATCGAAAATGTATAACATCATTTCGATGAGTGCGCGTTTCTTTTCTTCGCCAGCGAATTGCTGTCGCGTTTGTTTTTTCTTTTTGACATGAAAGACGAATCGGTATAATCGCGTCTGGCCGCTGGAAACTGACTGCGGGGTTGTAAGTTTCCGCTGCAGTGCAGTCTGCCTCTCCCTTCGAATCATCTCCTGTCCGAATTTACTGAAATCCATGCGAGTGGGTCGACATCTCTGGCCCCGCTGGCTTCTATGAAAGGAATTCACTGTGGTGGATCTTGTTCAGACGATCTCGTCCCAAACCGGGATTCCGGCCGAAACCGTGAAAAAAGCGATTGGATCAGTTCTGTCTTTTCTCAAAGACCAGCATGGTGAAGACGCCTTGAGTGGATTGAAGCAGTCCCTCCCGACCCACAACGAAATGCTGGCTGCATACGAGAACAGCCCGTCGGATGGGGCCTCAAATGGCCTGCTCAATGCGGTCGCCGGTCTGGCGAGCAAATTTCTGGGCGGTGGCAGCGGAGATGGCGCAAAGCTCTTGCAGGGACTGGGTCGTGCCGGCTTGGGAGTCGATCAGATTTCCGTGTTCCTGCCCAAACTCATCGAGCACTTCGAGAGCCTGCTGTCGCCTGAAATCGTGGCGAAGATCAAGGCAATTCTCACCAGTGCAGCCGCGACATCGACGAAGTAGCTGCCGGGTTTGGACTGGCGCGAAAACGACCCGACGGCTGACGTCGTGTGAGCCGCCTCCGCTCCAATTCGAAAGGCACCTGGACGTTGCAACGCCCAGGTGCCTTTCTTCTTATTTCAGCCGTCGGTTC from the Schlesneria paludicola DSM 18645 genome contains:
- a CDS encoding DUF1559 domain-containing protein, with amino-acid sequence MIVRNRRAFTLIELLVVIAIIAVLIALLLPAVQQAREAARRTQCKNNLKQLGLAIHNYHDTFSTFPYAASSAAVKNQSGLVLLLPNFDQGNLYNTINHNSAMGVFGSPPQGVDPANAKAAATKLAALLCPSDNGPQSITDAGDGYYGCSATPGSSTYLTSYGFSVTSPWNNYSAPFTQSLWSTEGIATRALFGWSSNSNMRDIKDGASNTVMISETCLSVYNGQAPPWSCLDWVGGAGIEFAYSKINNWDTTVYGRSTAVPGQLASWSWPGSTHTGGMQIAMADGSVRFLSQNINAQLQANLALIADGNTVGEF
- a CDS encoding IclR family transcriptional regulator codes for the protein MKIGPKKDAPPKRSVTTGDEATVYNAPAVDKALDVLELLGDARRGMSMTGIAEALGRSKQELYRVLVCLQERGYLVRDSGQIYRLSTKMFELGSQHCSTQMLVARAMPHMEQLARQLRESCHLNIVVQNRMLVVARAEGDADVMLTVRIGATFELHRRVSGLVGMSMLPEHRRQDYWQQSGESASRIKSLESQLSEIRKRGYSNEDSPIVVGVRDCATAVLGSDSSLLGVLCVSHLCRRDERLDQSALIESAVLCARSISAEFGPPAKKDNMTSG
- a CDS encoding DUF2780 domain-containing protein, giving the protein MVDLVQTISSQTGIPAETVKKAIGSVLSFLKDQHGEDALSGLKQSLPTHNEMLAAYENSPSDGASNGLLNAVAGLASKFLGGGSGDGAKLLQGLGRAGLGVDQISVFLPKLIEHFESLLSPEIVAKIKAILTSAAATSTK